TTGAGGTACTGCTCAAAGTCAGAATTAAAAAAAGAAAAGAGATGGGAGAAGAGGCTAATTAGCCTCTATTATACATTGCTTGGCTGCAATTCAACTAAGCGACCCTAAGGTCAAAAAGGGGTAGTAGAAACAGACGCTTTAATATTCCGCTTGAATTAAGCGGTTTTGGGTAGTTTTGGGGATTTGGGGAATTATTGAAAATACAGGAGAATTTCATGGATAGAGATAAGGTACTAGACTTGATTGCTCTTTCACTTGAAAGAGACGTGTTGAAGGTTGAAGAACTAGCAACCGAATGTGATGTAAATTTTGATTGGGCTTTGAGGTTAGTTGTAAAAAACTGGTTTGACTACCAAGAAAAAAAGAAACTAGAAGACGAAACAATAATAGCTAGTTTGAGGGAAGTAATAAAGTCTCAAAAAATGACAAGAGTACTAGTAGATAGAATATTAGAAAAGCTAGAAAGCGATAGAAAATAGGCTAATAGAGACAAGGGAAAATAGAAATAATAAGGTACTCGCATGACAGGATGCGATTTTAGTCTTATGCACATCCTGTCATGCGAGTAGATGTTAGAGTAAATTTCAATTAATAGATTTGACAGTTTGACGGTGTTGTGATATTTTACAGCCCGTCTTTTTTGTGTCTTTGATTAACCGCTCGATAAATTGGGGTACATAAGTACTCGTTGCACTCATCACAAACTTGTTGCTATATTCAGTTTTGAGCAGGATTTGAGCAAAAAACGGCTGATTGTAAAAGGTCGTTGCGATGAAAGTCGGTTGAGATGAGGCTTTGAGCCGAATGGGGGTAGGGAGACTTGAACTCCCACGACCTTTTACGGTCAACGGATTTTAAATCCGCAGCGTCTACCAATTCCGCCATACCCCCTGGCATGGATTATGTTAAAAAGTAGCTTTTTTCAACAAAGACTAATATATCATACAGTGTTGAGATATTGAGCGCAATTTAGGCTTTTAAATAATTAGATCGGCATAAAAGCTAAAGTTTACTAGCGTTTTCGAGTAAATTTCAAGAATTGAAGGGTTTGAAATTAGCAAAAAAAAAGCAATGAGCTAGAAATATAATGTAATCTAACTTATTGCTTTGGTGGTGTGAGTAAACTTATAAATCTAATTGAAATAAGAAGTTATCGACTAGCTTTATGAGGTTCAGGTAATACGCCAACTTTTACCTCAATTTGTCGCTGTTTGCCGTTGCTCTGTAGAGTTAAAGGTAGTCGATCGCCTACTTGAGTTTTGGCAACTATCTGCTGCACTTCATCAGCTTTGCTGACAGGGCGATCGCCAATCTTTTGAATTATGTCTCCCGATCGCAATCCTGCATTATCTGCGGGAGAATTGGGGACGACACCTACAATTAAAATGCCTTTGTTTGCGCCTATGTCTATATTTCTTTGGCTTTTAAGCTGTTTTCTTAGGTCAGGGGTAATTTCTGCCATTTGGATGCCTAAAAATGGATGATCTGCTTTGCCTTTAGCAATTAATTCTTCAGCTATATCTCTGGCGGTATTGATAGGAATCGCAAAACCAATTCCCTGGGCGTTTTGAATAATAGCGGTATTGACCCCAATCACTTCACCTTGGGCATTGAGCAATGGTCCTCCAGAGTTACCAGGGTTAATGGCAGCATCAGTTTGGATAAAGCTAACCTGTTTGTCAGCAACTCCGATTTGCGCGCTGGTTCTACCTGTAGCGCTGACAATACCAGTAGTGACGGTGTTATCTAAGCCTAAAGGATTACCGATCGCGATCGCCCATTCTCCAGGCTGTAACCGATCGGAATCTGCAAAAGTAACGGCGGGTAAACCGTCTGCCTCTATTTTGATTACCGCTACATCAGTCAAGGAGTCTGTCCCCATAACTTTTCCTTTGAATGTGCGACCATCTTTGAGCGTCACCTCTACTTTGTCACTACCGTCTACCACATGAGCATTAGTAACAATCAAACCATCAGAGCTAACTACAAATCCAGAGCCAACGCCTCTTTGAACCTGTTGACTGGGTATATTGGGTATCTGCGAGCCAAAAAATTGACGGAAGACGGGATCTTTGAGCAGAGGAGAGGCATTTGTTGGGACAGTACGAGATGCGTCAATACGCACGACTGAATCTCCTACCTGTTGTACTACATTACTGACGTAATTTTGGGGTAGAGCGATCGCTGCTTGACCAGATTCATCTTTAGTGACTGTCGAAGATTCTGCTGATTCGTTAGCAACACTGTGAGGAGAATTGATTAAATAATTGCCACCCAGGGCTATTCCACCGCCTAACAGAAGTAGAGAAGCAGAAGCCGTTGCTGTTTGCCAAGGTGATAGTTTTGTCATTAATTAATTTAGCTTTATGTTTAGTGTTTAATTTAGTTATTGATTAGATATAAATAAAATTAAATGTTGATTTCTGAATTAAACTATAATGTCTATCTTTCTAATTTAGATAGATGATGTGTCTTTGGTGTGACAATGTTTTGAATTTTGAATGATATTTTACGCTTAATGTGAATTAATAATCGTTTAGATTTGTTGGTTTTTAGCTCTTAGCTTTTAGCTTTTAGCTTTTAGCTTTTAGCTCTTAGCCACTAAGAACAAATATAAAGTCAGACTTTTTTTCCGTCTACTTTTAAAATCTTGAAGCTACCAAGCCTAAACATATGCTCAACCGAACTAGCGTTAATTAAGATATAAAAGGAGCGTAAGTTGATTGTGCTAGTTTTATGTCCCACAACGATGACTACATTGACGCAGTGAATCCTCAAGCTAATTCTTGGTTGAGCTTAGAAATATACGTTCAAGCTAATCAGCCTAATTTATTGCAGGGTTTAGATCAATGGTTGCAGTTGGATTTGATTAGCGAAGCACAAGTTAAAAAGATATGTCGCCATCATTTAAGCTGTCCTTTACCTGAGATAGAAGTTGCCAGTAATTTAGCAGCAACTCAATCAGATTCTTTAGTAGCTGCCAAAACTTTAGTTAAAGCTGCACCCCAGCCTAATATTATTACGCAAGTATGGCTAAGGTTCTTAGATGAATTAAGTATTCGCTGGCTATTATTTTTAGGTATATTTTTGGTTGTTATTTCTTCTGGTGTGCTAGCAGCAAGTCAGTGGAATAATTTTCCTAAGTTTGGACAATATTTAATTCTTTTAGCCTATACTCTCTGCTTCTGGGGTTTTGGATTTTGGTCAAGTAAACAGAATAATTTAAAGTTAACTTCCCAAACATTAAGGGCGAGCGCAACTTTATTAATTCCGATTAACTTCTGGGCTATTAATCACTTTGGTTTGGGTAGTAATATCTGGGAATGGATAACTATTGCTATTGCTTTTGTTACCTTGACAGCTACGATTTATTTTAAGTTTCAACTAAGAAAAACAGACACAAACAAGTTTTTTGCACCGTTCTTTTTAATACTTAGCTATCTACATTTAGGCTGGAAGTTGCCTATTTTGCCACTGATTGCGGTATATAGCGGTATTATTGCCATTAGTTTAATTCACTACAAATTCTTCTTACCACGACCAAAATATCCTAGAAATAATTTATTATTTTTATTTGCTGCATGGTCATTACTATTAGCTAGAGGATTAATAGATAGCACCTATACAAACTATAACTTAGCGATCGCTTTATTCGCTTGGCTACTAGGGACAATTTATTTAACTCAAGATCGAACTAAGTTAGAAATAATAAATACTACAGCAATATTTCTAAGCCGTATCTGGCAGTTTATTAGTCTGCTTATCTTAAGCTTGGCTTGGATAATGTCCATTGTCTCAGGAGTTACGGGGGCAAATTCTTTTTACTGGCAAACTATTGGGATAAGCGTTTTGGCTATTCATTTATTTAATCAAAGGCTAACTCTTTATTGGCGTAAACGAGATTTAACCGCCATTTTTCTAGTTGGCTTGCAGACTTTATATATCTCTAAAGAATTAATCCCTAGTAGTTTACGCAGCCAGGCTTTAGATCTGTCTGTGGCGGTTAGCAAAACTGAATATTTTCCTGAGTCAGTATTTGGGATAACTCTTTTTCCCTATGTAATTCTGTTTGTTTTTATTGCCAGTTGGTTGTATCGTCGGCAAAAGCTTCAGTTAGCTTTATACGCTGAATGGCTTACCTTAATTTTAGGTATGGTCTTAACCTGTCTTAGCTTATCTAATCCTACTTGGCGATCGCTAAATTTACTTTTGTCTACGGCTACTTTAGGCTATGTCGCTTATATTCGTCAGCCTTTGAGAAACTCGCTAGTTTACCTAACTCACCTGTTGGGTTTAGTTACCGTAATTAACGCAATTGCCGTTAATTTACCTAATTTGAGTCAGTCAGCGTGGGGCAGTATTTTAGTTTTACTCCTGGTTGGCGAGTGGGGGATATATCTGCGTCAAATAAAGCAGCCAAGAATTATTACTTTTACTTTTAGATCTCGACTACAGCAAAGCTTTTGGTATTTTGGTTTGTTATTAGCTGCTGTTAGCTACACCTGTTTTTTGTCGTCAGTAAAAGGGTTAGCGACTCCTACAACTTCTTACTGGGGTTTAGTTTGGTTAATTATCCCTGGGATGTTGACTCTAATTGCCAAATATACTCGCAATATTCAACAGCGTCGGTTAGCAACTTCTCTTAGCTGCATAGCTTTAATCTTGGCTCAATTATTATTTGGGCAAGGCGAAACTAGATTTATTGCCTTGGCGATCGCGATTTGCTTAATGTACATTAATACCTTTAACCTGCGTCGCACTATAATTACCGCAATTCATTTAGGTTTTGTTTTAAGTCTGACTGCCAACTTACTGAGTAGTTTTGTAAGCAATTGGAATTGGCTACCAGTAGGTGTAGTCATTCTCTTTTGCGTATATCAGTTTCGACTATATCTAAAAAAAGCGCTCGCCACTCCCAAATTCGACTATATCTCTCAACGTAATGCCCACGGAATTTTGGGAGTCGGGGTGGAAGCCAAAAACTATAAGCTGATGGGTAAATATATCCAGGCAGCAGACTATTGGGCGATCGCTTTAATTGCTACCGAATTAGCTGTTGTTAGCATTATCTACCTCAATTTACAAGATTTTGGGCAATATTCTCAATATTTGCTCACCACTATT
This DNA window, taken from Pleurocapsa sp. FMAR1, encodes the following:
- a CDS encoding HhoA/HhoB/HtrA family serine endopeptidase: MTKLSPWQTATASASLLLLGGGIALGGNYLINSPHSVANESAESSTVTKDESGQAAIALPQNYVSNVVQQVGDSVVRIDASRTVPTNASPLLKDPVFRQFFGSQIPNIPSQQVQRGVGSGFVVSSDGLIVTNAHVVDGSDKVEVTLKDGRTFKGKVMGTDSLTDVAVIKIEADGLPAVTFADSDRLQPGEWAIAIGNPLGLDNTVTTGIVSATGRTSAQIGVADKQVSFIQTDAAINPGNSGGPLLNAQGEVIGVNTAIIQNAQGIGFAIPINTARDIAEELIAKGKADHPFLGIQMAEITPDLRKQLKSQRNIDIGANKGILIVGVVPNSPADNAGLRSGDIIQKIGDRPVSKADEVQQIVAKTQVGDRLPLTLQSNGKQRQIEVKVGVLPEPHKASR